A single genomic interval of Amycolatopsis albispora harbors:
- a CDS encoding sensor histidine kinase → MRTRSRRDWVVDSALFALAAAFGLGMATARLRWWPQPEPVWLFTLDQVAGALGCAALWFRRRWPVQLAVALIALSTFSELIAGAAMAALFTVAVHRPPRITGLLFGGGLLAAVGYQLLRPDPDAPAYVMLLFGLVVQSAVVGWGLAIHHRRKLLVSLQERAARATREEIAREMHDVLGHRLSLLSVHAGALEFRPDAPAEEIARAAKVIRESSHQALDDLREVVGVLRAPVGELPQPGVGDLPALIGESRQAGMRIEVRWELTGEPPATIGRTAYRIVQESLTNARKHAPGAAVEVEVTGAPGDGLRVEVRNDSASRSAGEGQGLLGLTERAALAGGRLSYGPEPGDGWRVTAWLPWPP, encoded by the coding sequence GTGCGCACTCGGAGCCGCCGCGACTGGGTCGTGGACAGCGCGTTGTTCGCGCTCGCCGCGGCGTTCGGGCTGGGCATGGCCACCGCGCGGCTGCGGTGGTGGCCGCAGCCCGAGCCGGTCTGGCTGTTCACCCTCGACCAGGTCGCCGGTGCGCTCGGCTGCGCCGCGCTGTGGTTCCGGCGCCGGTGGCCGGTGCAGCTGGCCGTCGCGTTGATCGCTTTGTCGACCTTTTCCGAGCTGATCGCGGGCGCGGCGATGGCCGCGTTGTTCACCGTCGCCGTGCACCGGCCGCCGCGGATCACCGGGCTGCTGTTCGGCGGCGGGCTGCTCGCCGCGGTCGGTTACCAGCTGCTGCGGCCCGATCCCGACGCACCCGCGTACGTGATGCTGTTGTTCGGCCTGGTGGTGCAGAGCGCGGTGGTCGGCTGGGGGCTGGCCATCCACCACCGGCGCAAGCTGCTGGTCTCGCTGCAGGAGCGGGCGGCCCGCGCCACACGGGAGGAGATCGCCCGCGAGATGCACGACGTGCTCGGCCACCGGCTGTCCCTGCTCAGCGTGCACGCGGGCGCGCTGGAGTTCCGGCCCGACGCGCCCGCCGAGGAGATCGCCCGCGCGGCCAAGGTGATCCGGGAAAGCTCGCACCAGGCGCTGGATGACCTGCGCGAGGTGGTCGGGGTGCTGCGCGCGCCGGTCGGTGAGCTGCCGCAGCCGGGCGTCGGCGACCTGCCCGCGTTGATCGGCGAATCGCGGCAGGCGGGCATGCGGATCGAGGTCCGCTGGGAACTCACCGGCGAGCCACCGGCGACGATCGGCCGGACCGCCTACCGGATCGTGCAGGAGAGCCTGACCAACGCCCGCAAGCACGCGCCGGGTGCGGCCGTCGAGGTCGAGGTGACCGGGGCGCCCGGCGACGGGCTGCGGGTGGAGGTGCGCAACGACTCCGCGAGCAGGTCCGCCGGCGAGGGCCAGGGCCTGCTCGGGCTGACCGAGCGCGCGGCGCTGGCCGGTGGGCGGCTGAGCTACGGACCGGAGCCCGGTGACGGCTGGCGGGTGACCGCCTGGCTACCGTGGCCGCCGTGA
- a CDS encoding response regulator transcription factor, giving the protein MLLVDDDPLVRAGLRMMLGGAGDLRVVAEAGDGAEVLPLVDTHTPDVVLMDIRMPGMDGLTATEALRGRPSAPEVLVLTTFDADQHVLRALRAGAAGFLLKDTPPAEIVAAVRQVVQGNPVLSPAVTRRLMDRVAEAGEDRRGSGARARLARLNERERAVALEVGRGRSNAEIGRTLHLGVSTVKTHVSAILTKLDLNNRVQIALLVHDAGLLSEDEPTR; this is encoded by the coding sequence GTGCTGCTCGTCGACGACGATCCGCTGGTCCGCGCCGGGCTGCGGATGATGCTCGGTGGTGCCGGCGACCTGCGGGTGGTCGCCGAAGCCGGTGACGGCGCCGAGGTGCTGCCGCTGGTCGACACGCACACACCGGACGTGGTGCTGATGGACATCCGCATGCCGGGCATGGACGGGCTCACCGCGACCGAGGCGCTGCGCGGCCGCCCGTCCGCGCCCGAGGTGCTGGTGCTGACCACCTTCGACGCCGATCAGCACGTGCTCCGCGCGCTGCGGGCCGGTGCCGCCGGATTCCTGTTGAAGGACACGCCGCCCGCCGAGATCGTGGCCGCGGTCCGGCAGGTCGTCCAGGGCAACCCGGTGCTGTCCCCGGCGGTCACCCGCCGCCTGATGGACCGGGTCGCGGAGGCCGGCGAGGACCGCCGCGGCTCCGGAGCGCGGGCCAGGCTGGCGCGGTTGAACGAGCGCGAGCGGGCGGTCGCGCTCGAGGTCGGGCGCGGCCGGTCCAACGCGGAGATCGGCCGGACCCTGCACCTGGGCGTGTCCACGGTGAAAACCCACGTTTCGGCGATCCTGACCAAGCTCGACCTGAACAACCGCGTGCAGATCGCGCTGCTGGTGCACGACGCCGGGCTGCTCAGCGAAGACGAGCCGACGCGGTAG
- a CDS encoding amidohydrolase family protein: MRRRLHAPVVLPADPACSVLRDAVVDIGEDGRITYCGPAATAPESGAPRTELTGILLPGLVNAHAHSPMVLLRGMGSDLPLLRWLSEVIWPAEARLRPADIRTGMLLGSVEMLRHGVTTSAEMYFHGEQLADAVLDTGARVFIGAPIMDLPGMDWRGQLTAIDDWIDADGVRSGPGERIEIGYGPHSAYTLPEEALRLTAESAVHRDALVQIHVAEARAEDEKQRAEHGSVPKLLAKVGLLDTRLIAAHAIHLSDEDIALLAGHGAGVAHCPGSNAKLASGIARVAELRAAKVPVGLGTDGPASNDDLDLWEEVQLSAMLSRLATGDSTALSAADALLLATRGGADALGRSDIGVLEAGRWADLVHVDLDDPAFATGLDVPDSQLLANLVWGAGSRRVREVWVAGEQVVAAGESTKVDRAEAQAAVATASARLR; encoded by the coding sequence ATGCGCCGTCGTCTTCACGCTCCCGTGGTCCTGCCCGCCGATCCGGCCTGTTCCGTGCTCCGCGACGCGGTGGTCGACATCGGTGAGGACGGGCGGATCACCTACTGCGGTCCGGCCGCGACCGCGCCGGAGAGCGGCGCCCCGCGCACCGAGCTGACCGGCATCCTGCTGCCCGGGCTGGTCAACGCGCACGCGCACAGCCCGATGGTGCTGCTGCGCGGCATGGGCTCGGACCTGCCGCTGCTGCGCTGGCTGAGCGAGGTCATCTGGCCCGCCGAAGCGCGGCTGCGCCCGGCGGACATCCGCACCGGCATGCTGCTGGGCTCGGTCGAAATGCTCCGGCACGGGGTCACCACCAGCGCCGAGATGTACTTCCACGGCGAGCAGCTGGCCGACGCGGTGCTCGACACCGGGGCCAGGGTGTTCATCGGCGCGCCGATCATGGACCTGCCCGGCATGGACTGGCGCGGGCAGCTCACCGCGATCGACGACTGGATCGACGCCGACGGCGTGCGCTCCGGTCCCGGTGAGCGCATCGAGATCGGCTACGGCCCGCATTCGGCGTACACGCTGCCCGAAGAAGCACTGCGGCTGACCGCCGAGTCCGCCGTGCACCGCGACGCGCTGGTGCAGATCCACGTGGCCGAAGCCCGCGCCGAGGACGAGAAGCAGCGCGCCGAACACGGTTCGGTGCCGAAGCTGCTGGCCAAGGTGGGCCTGCTGGACACCAGGCTGATCGCCGCGCACGCGATCCACCTGTCCGATGAGGACATCGCGCTGCTCGCCGGGCACGGCGCCGGGGTGGCGCACTGCCCCGGCTCGAACGCGAAACTGGCGTCGGGCATCGCGCGGGTGGCGGAGCTGCGCGCGGCGAAGGTGCCGGTCGGCCTCGGCACCGACGGCCCGGCCAGCAACGACGACCTGGACCTGTGGGAAGAGGTGCAGCTCTCGGCGATGCTGTCGCGGCTGGCGACCGGCGATTCGACCGCGTTGAGCGCGGCGGACGCGCTGCTGCTGGCCACGCGCGGTGGGGCGGACGCGCTCGGCCGGTCGGACATCGGCGTGCTGGAAGCCGGTCGCTGGGCGGATCTGGTGCACGTCGACCTGGACGACCCGGCCTTCGCCACCGGCCTCGACGTGCCGGACTCGCAGCTGCTGGCGAACCTGGTGTGGGGCGCGGGTTCGCGGCGCGTGCGTGAGGTGTGGGTGGCGGGCGAGCAGGTGGTCGCCGCCGGTGAATCGACCAAAGTGGACCGCGCCGAGGCACAGGCGGCGGTCGCTACCGCGTCGGCTCGTCTTCGCTGA
- a CDS encoding response regulator, translating to MIRVLIADDQEMVRMGFRMILDAQDDIEVVADVANGVDAVRQARELRPDVCLLDIRMPELDGLAVTKQLAGPDVADPLKVVVVTTFDLDEYVHTALRNGASGFLLKDAGPALLIEAVRAAARGDALVSPQITVRLLKHFDSKPARKETEPPSEALTAREIDVVKATARGLTNTEIGAELFLSLSTVKTHLASVQGKIGARNRVETAAWAWRSGLMDD from the coding sequence ATGATCCGGGTGCTGATCGCCGACGACCAGGAGATGGTGCGGATGGGTTTCCGCATGATCCTGGACGCGCAGGACGACATCGAAGTGGTGGCCGACGTGGCGAACGGGGTGGACGCCGTGCGCCAGGCCCGCGAGCTGCGCCCGGACGTGTGCCTGCTGGACATCCGGATGCCCGAGCTGGACGGGCTGGCGGTGACCAAGCAGCTCGCCGGGCCGGACGTGGCGGACCCGCTGAAGGTGGTCGTGGTGACCACCTTCGACCTCGACGAGTACGTGCACACCGCGTTGCGCAACGGCGCCAGCGGCTTCCTGCTCAAGGACGCCGGGCCCGCGCTGCTGATCGAGGCGGTGCGCGCGGCCGCCCGCGGGGACGCGCTGGTGTCCCCGCAGATCACCGTGCGCCTGCTCAAGCACTTCGACAGCAAGCCGGCGCGCAAGGAGACCGAGCCGCCGTCGGAGGCGCTGACCGCGCGGGAGATCGACGTGGTGAAGGCGACCGCGCGCGGGCTGACCAACACCGAGATCGGCGCCGAGCTGTTCCTTTCGCTGTCCACGGTGAAAACCCACCTGGCTTCGGTGCAGGGCAAGATCGGCGCGCGCAACCGGGTGGAAACCGCGGCCTGGGCATGGCGCTCCGGCTTGATGGACGACTGA
- a CDS encoding sensor histidine kinase, whose product MPTVDQSAAKVTAFLRWLGAPGIVLLAAVLADTAIIVDAAFDEIGPRYDDLAILPGLLLMAGCAVWARTQPVAAAFTGAVVLVCSSLVLNLAHVPTYSTVLENLSLAETVAGVELVIYVVRAARPGVAFAGTFSLVVACVLAIAARANTDSLTTLAYGRNGIFGAGLLFAAVLFGIGARSPAQQQRKSKLGELVSGQWPMVGLLSLLLFIELGEAVSVGPRAAPTLLCSLAAAGVALVAKRRPVAAAWVMAALLLLSAAATRLLLRDFSSYVLAGGVPIGQVGAGAVMVVLLIRHTTNTRAWPSILALSVAVALSAMANVRRDGPTLDFDDLQPHILSAFLVLGLSVATGLFLRSRDSERKQVVQSAVTDAQTAERMALARELHDVVAHHVTGIVVQAQAAKVVAQKDPQVAVDAMDRIETAGTEALAAMRRLVRSMRGDNPAGTTEFSEQATMSLAADLHRMVEKANHGVYTKIELNLPDDLPQEVARSALRLVQESLTNIGKHAAGATIAWVSVREENGELHIRVSDNGRGESQRTTPIPGGYGLVGMRERVALLHGRLSAGPAPEGGWLVEAWLPLAAQQGAE is encoded by the coding sequence GTGCCCACCGTCGACCAGTCCGCCGCCAAGGTCACCGCGTTCCTGCGGTGGCTCGGCGCGCCCGGCATCGTGCTGCTCGCCGCGGTGCTGGCGGACACCGCCATCATCGTCGACGCCGCGTTCGACGAAATCGGACCGCGCTACGACGACCTCGCCATCCTGCCGGGCCTGCTGCTGATGGCCGGGTGCGCGGTCTGGGCCCGCACGCAGCCGGTGGCCGCCGCCTTCACCGGCGCGGTGGTGCTGGTGTGCTCGTCGCTGGTGCTGAACCTGGCCCACGTGCCGACCTACTCGACGGTGCTGGAGAACCTGTCGCTGGCCGAAACGGTCGCCGGGGTCGAGCTGGTCATCTACGTGGTCCGCGCGGCCCGGCCCGGTGTGGCCTTCGCCGGGACGTTCTCCCTGGTCGTGGCGTGTGTGCTGGCCATCGCCGCGCGCGCGAACACGGATTCGCTCACCACGCTGGCCTACGGCCGGAACGGGATATTCGGCGCCGGCCTGCTGTTCGCCGCGGTGTTGTTCGGCATCGGCGCCAGGAGCCCGGCCCAGCAGCAGCGGAAGAGCAAGCTCGGTGAGCTGGTCAGCGGGCAGTGGCCGATGGTCGGCCTGCTGTCGCTGCTGTTGTTCATCGAACTCGGCGAAGCGGTCAGCGTGGGCCCGCGTGCCGCGCCGACCCTGCTCTGCTCGCTGGCCGCGGCCGGGGTGGCGCTGGTGGCGAAGCGGCGGCCGGTGGCCGCGGCGTGGGTGATGGCCGCGCTGCTGCTGCTCTCCGCCGCGGCCACCCGGCTGCTGCTGCGTGACTTCTCCAGCTACGTGCTGGCCGGTGGGGTGCCGATCGGGCAGGTCGGCGCGGGCGCGGTGATGGTGGTGCTGCTGATCCGGCACACCACCAACACGCGGGCGTGGCCGTCGATACTGGCGCTGTCGGTCGCGGTCGCGCTCAGCGCGATGGCCAACGTCCGGCGTGACGGCCCCACCCTCGACTTCGACGACCTGCAGCCGCACATCCTGTCCGCCTTCCTGGTGCTCGGCCTCTCCGTGGCGACCGGCCTGTTCCTGCGGTCTCGCGACTCCGAGCGCAAGCAGGTGGTGCAGTCCGCGGTCACCGACGCGCAGACCGCCGAGCGCATGGCGCTGGCCCGCGAACTGCACGACGTGGTGGCGCACCACGTGACCGGGATCGTGGTGCAGGCGCAGGCCGCGAAGGTGGTGGCGCAGAAGGACCCGCAGGTCGCGGTGGACGCGATGGACCGGATCGAGACCGCGGGCACCGAAGCGCTGGCGGCCATGCGGCGGCTGGTCCGCAGCATGCGCGGCGACAACCCGGCCGGCACCACCGAGTTCAGCGAGCAGGCCACCATGAGCCTGGCCGCCGACCTGCACCGCATGGTCGAGAAGGCCAACCACGGCGTGTACACCAAGATCGAGCTGAACCTGCCGGACGACCTGCCGCAGGAGGTCGCGCGGTCGGCGCTGCGGCTGGTCCAGGAGTCGCTGACGAACATCGGCAAGCACGCGGCCGGCGCCACCATCGCCTGGGTGTCGGTGCGAGAGGAGAACGGCGAACTGCACATCAGGGTGAGCGACAACGGCCGCGGGGAGAGCCAGCGCACCACCCCGATCCCCGGCGGATACGGTCTGGTCGGCATGCGCGAACGGGTCGCGCTGCTGCACGGGCGGCTTTCGGCCGGGCCGGCGCCGGAGGGCGGCTGGCTGGTCGAGGCCTGGCTGCCACTGGCCGCACAACAGGGAGCGGAATGA
- a CDS encoding ABC transporter ATP-binding protein, with the protein MQNPQWTNDGAPVLSGRGLVKRYGTQYALAGVDIDVRAGEAIAIVGPSGSGKTSLLHVLAGILKADDGAIFLGGQRVDQLSETKRSELRRTEFGFVFQSGMLVAELTAEENAALPQLLAGTGRKEALTAARGWLARLGLAGKEQRRPGELSGGEAQRVAIARALAHRPKVIFADEPTGALDTRTGRETMSALLATAHETGAAVIVVTHDRELAESMPRTVAIRDGRIDVRVAA; encoded by the coding sequence GTGCAGAATCCACAGTGGACGAACGACGGCGCGCCCGTGCTGTCCGGCAGGGGGCTGGTGAAGCGCTACGGCACCCAGTACGCACTGGCGGGCGTCGACATCGACGTCCGCGCCGGGGAGGCGATCGCCATCGTCGGGCCGTCCGGTTCCGGCAAGACCTCGCTGCTGCACGTGCTGGCCGGCATTCTCAAGGCCGACGACGGCGCGATCTTCCTCGGCGGGCAGCGGGTCGACCAGCTCAGCGAAACCAAGCGCAGCGAGCTGCGGCGCACCGAGTTCGGCTTTGTGTTCCAGTCGGGCATGCTGGTCGCCGAGCTGACCGCCGAGGAGAACGCGGCGCTGCCGCAGCTGCTCGCCGGGACCGGCCGCAAGGAGGCGCTGACCGCCGCCCGCGGCTGGCTCGCCCGGCTCGGCCTGGCGGGCAAGGAGCAGCGGCGGCCGGGCGAGCTGTCCGGTGGGGAGGCGCAGCGGGTGGCGATCGCCCGTGCGCTGGCGCACCGGCCGAAGGTGATCTTCGCCGACGAGCCGACCGGCGCGCTGGACACCCGGACCGGCCGCGAAACGATGAGCGCGCTGCTGGCCACCGCCCACGAGACCGGGGCCGCGGTGATCGTGGTGACGCACGACCGCGAGCTGGCCGAGTCGATGCCGCGCACGGTGGCCATCCGCGATGGCCGGATCGATGTGCGGGTGGCGGCGTGA
- a CDS encoding FtsX-like permease family protein, with product MNAFQMAMRVLRGDRRTRVSAILTGIGVAVATALVLLLIGLPFGTQARAERALWQDYPRDSGAQGTANLSKAISKDYFDGREITRVDVAQLSQVDSLPPGIDRLPGPGEALVSPELAQLMDSRMASQLSDRFGTGPRSLLGEEALAFPEQLVALVGHTPEDMPMNAMPVSGFPTTGAEPDPLLQLLSGVGVVVLLVPSLVLVASSARLTAARREQRLAALRLAGATPKQVIGMVGAETALASVAGALLGLAVSPLANMLATVVPWAGGTWQADDFALPLPLSIGIAVALPALVVLAAVAGLRRVVTAPLGATGGHAKKPLHWWRLLALPAAGLFFFFAISTAKDTGGVLIVLGGLFVLVASAAVIGPWVTSAVGGIFVRVWRKPAGLLAGRRLRDDPKGAYRASAGVVLAVFAGSMALTLLPSLESLAGGGRSFHDSVLYLDSDAAGVHQIADKANAELTRYGVPERVTTIPQVSLGTSPDDGRYALVLDCASARSLLRFDPGACDGKPAVYSGTPMGLAGLQVSGGEGAGQPLADGTVSRTVSARGEDRFTSVFIDPSAVPAGVQPQYYTLAAPTTPETREVVRTALVNAAAGTQINSRELILGNQQVELADLRRVTVIGLVAAGVLAGCSAAIATAGSVMDRRRTFGALIAAGTPVRTLARALRTEAALPALVATIGAGVVGVIVGLGLFSLVNDGSVVFSPWILAPVVLGAGVAVLAASVCTPALNRVRAEPLADE from the coding sequence GTGAACGCGTTCCAGATGGCCATGCGCGTGTTGCGTGGCGACCGGCGGACGCGGGTTTCGGCCATCCTCACCGGGATCGGTGTGGCCGTGGCGACCGCGCTGGTGCTGCTGCTGATCGGGCTGCCGTTCGGCACGCAGGCGCGGGCGGAGCGCGCGTTGTGGCAGGACTACCCCCGCGACTCGGGTGCTCAGGGCACCGCCAACCTGTCGAAGGCGATCTCCAAGGACTACTTCGACGGCCGGGAGATCACCCGCGTCGACGTGGCTCAGCTGTCGCAAGTGGACTCACTGCCGCCGGGCATCGACCGGCTGCCCGGTCCCGGTGAGGCGCTGGTGTCCCCGGAACTGGCGCAGCTGATGGACTCGCGCATGGCCTCGCAGCTGTCCGACCGCTTCGGCACCGGGCCGCGGTCGCTGCTCGGTGAGGAGGCGCTGGCCTTCCCGGAGCAGCTGGTCGCGCTGGTCGGCCACACGCCCGAGGACATGCCGATGAACGCGATGCCGGTCAGCGGCTTCCCGACCACCGGCGCCGAACCCGATCCGCTGCTGCAGTTGCTTTCCGGCGTCGGCGTGGTGGTGTTGCTGGTGCCGAGCCTGGTGCTGGTCGCGTCGTCGGCCCGGCTGACCGCCGCCCGCCGCGAGCAGCGGCTGGCCGCGCTGCGGCTCGCCGGTGCCACGCCGAAGCAGGTGATCGGCATGGTCGGCGCGGAAACCGCGCTCGCCTCGGTGGCCGGTGCGCTGCTCGGCCTGGCGGTGAGCCCGCTGGCGAACATGCTGGCCACGGTGGTGCCGTGGGCGGGCGGCACCTGGCAGGCCGATGACTTCGCGCTGCCACTGCCGTTGAGCATCGGCATCGCGGTGGCACTGCCCGCGCTGGTGGTGCTGGCCGCGGTCGCCGGGCTGCGGCGGGTGGTCACCGCGCCGCTGGGCGCCACCGGCGGGCACGCCAAGAAGCCGCTGCACTGGTGGCGCCTGCTCGCGCTGCCCGCAGCCGGGTTGTTCTTCTTCTTCGCGATCTCCACCGCGAAGGACACCGGCGGCGTGCTGATCGTGCTCGGCGGGCTGTTCGTGCTGGTCGCCTCGGCGGCGGTGATCGGACCGTGGGTGACCTCGGCGGTCGGCGGCATCTTCGTCCGGGTGTGGCGGAAACCGGCCGGGCTGCTCGCCGGGCGGCGCCTGCGTGACGATCCGAAGGGCGCCTACCGCGCGTCGGCGGGTGTGGTGCTGGCGGTTTTCGCCGGTTCGATGGCGCTGACCCTGCTGCCGAGCCTCGAATCGCTCGCCGGTGGCGGGCGCTCGTTCCACGACTCGGTGCTCTACCTGGACAGCGACGCGGCCGGGGTGCACCAGATCGCGGACAAGGCGAACGCCGAGCTGACGCGCTACGGCGTGCCGGAGCGGGTCACCACCATTCCGCAGGTCTCGCTGGGCACCTCGCCCGACGACGGCCGGTACGCGCTGGTGCTCGACTGCGCGAGCGCCCGCAGCCTGCTGCGGTTCGACCCCGGCGCCTGCGACGGCAAGCCCGCCGTCTACTCGGGAACGCCGATGGGCCTGGCCGGGCTGCAGGTGTCCGGTGGCGAAGGCGCGGGCCAGCCGCTGGCCGACGGCACGGTCTCGCGAACGGTGTCCGCCCGCGGGGAGGACCGGTTCACCTCGGTGTTCATCGACCCGTCGGCGGTGCCCGCCGGGGTCCAGCCGCAGTACTACACGCTGGCCGCGCCGACCACGCCGGAAACCCGCGAGGTGGTGCGGACGGCACTGGTCAACGCGGCGGCCGGGACGCAGATCAACAGCCGTGAGCTGATCCTGGGCAACCAGCAGGTCGAGCTGGCCGACCTGCGCCGCGTGACGGTGATCGGCCTGGTCGCCGCGGGCGTGCTCGCCGGGTGCAGCGCGGCCATCGCGACCGCGGGCTCGGTGATGGACCGGCGGCGCACCTTCGGCGCGCTGATCGCGGCGGGCACGCCGGTGCGCACGCTCGCGCGGGCGCTGCGGACCGAGGCCGCGCTACCCGCGCTGGTCGCCACCATCGGTGCCGGGGTGGTCGGCGTGATCGTCGGGCTCGGGCTGTTCAGCCTGGTCAACGACGGTTCGGTGGTGTTCAGCCCGTGGATACTGGCGCCGGTGGTGCTGGGTGCCGGGGTGGCCGTGCTGGCTGCTTCGGTGTGCACCCCGGCCCTGAACCGGGTGCGTGCCGAACCCCTCGCCGACGAGTGA
- the trmB gene encoding tRNA (guanosine(46)-N7)-methyltransferase TrmB → MESEHQPRLRSVVSYVQRGGRMTVGQQRAWEEHWPALGRKVAELPEGPIDFGAWFGREAPVLLEIGSGMGETTSQLAAAAPELNYVAVEVYEPGLGQLMLRAEKLGVRNLRLINGDAVVLLTRHVPENSLHGVRIFFPDPWPKKRHHKRRLVQPEFVALVASRLEPGGTLHLATDWENYAEQMLEVCSGEPSLKNRYDDWAPRPGWRPVTKFENRAREEGRISRDLIFERR, encoded by the coding sequence GTGGAAAGCGAACACCAGCCGCGGCTGCGCAGCGTGGTCAGCTACGTGCAGCGCGGCGGCCGGATGACCGTCGGGCAGCAGCGCGCGTGGGAAGAGCACTGGCCGGCACTCGGCCGCAAGGTGGCCGAGCTGCCCGAGGGCCCGATCGACTTCGGCGCGTGGTTCGGCCGTGAGGCCCCCGTGCTGCTCGAGATCGGCTCCGGCATGGGCGAGACCACCTCGCAGCTGGCCGCCGCCGCGCCGGAGCTGAACTACGTCGCCGTCGAGGTGTACGAGCCGGGGCTCGGCCAGCTGATGCTGCGTGCCGAGAAGCTCGGCGTGCGGAACCTGCGGTTGATCAACGGGGACGCGGTGGTGCTGCTCACCCGGCACGTCCCGGAGAACTCGCTGCACGGGGTGCGCATCTTCTTCCCGGACCCGTGGCCGAAGAAGCGCCACCACAAGCGGCGCCTGGTCCAGCCGGAGTTCGTCGCGCTGGTGGCCTCGCGGCTCGAACCGGGCGGCACGCTGCACCTGGCGACCGACTGGGAGAACTACGCCGAGCAGATGCTCGAGGTCTGCTCGGGCGAGCCGTCGCTGAAGAACCGCTACGACGACTGGGCGCCCCGGCCCGGCTGGCGCCCGGTGACCAAGTTCGAGAACCGCGCCCGCGAAGAGGGCCGGATCAGCCGGGACCTGATCTTCGAACGCCGCTGA
- a CDS encoding ATP-binding cassette domain-containing protein: MIEAEGLTKRYGKTLAVDQLSFSVAAGRVTGFLGPNGAGKSTTMRMMLGLDNPTAGRVRIGGKPYHELKNPLRTVGALLDAKWVHPNRSARAHLAWMAKSNRIAASRVDEVLDIVGLTSVAGKRAGGFSLGMSQRLGIAAALLGDPEVLLFDEPVNGLDPEGILWIRKFMHRLADEGRTVFVSSHLLSEMALTASELVVIGKGKLISQSSTKDFVARASENTVKVRSPQLADLGRLLTGASAQVTEDDGALIVSDLDSAKIGEIAAHHGIVLHELSPLQGSLEQAFMQITGDSVEYHTGLETEAAQVLAPTGQ, encoded by the coding sequence ATGATCGAGGCAGAAGGCCTCACCAAGAGGTACGGGAAGACGCTCGCCGTCGACCAGCTGTCGTTCAGCGTGGCGGCCGGCCGGGTCACCGGCTTTCTCGGCCCGAACGGCGCCGGGAAGTCCACCACCATGCGCATGATGCTGGGGCTGGACAACCCGACCGCGGGCCGCGTGCGCATCGGCGGCAAGCCGTACCACGAACTGAAGAATCCACTGAGGACGGTCGGCGCGCTGCTGGACGCCAAGTGGGTGCACCCGAACCGCTCCGCCCGCGCCCACCTGGCGTGGATGGCGAAGTCGAACCGGATCGCCGCGAGCCGGGTGGACGAGGTGCTCGACATCGTCGGGCTGACCTCGGTGGCCGGCAAGCGCGCCGGCGGGTTCTCGCTCGGCATGTCGCAGCGGCTCGGCATCGCCGCGGCGCTGCTCGGCGACCCCGAGGTGCTGCTGTTCGACGAGCCGGTCAACGGGCTGGACCCGGAGGGCATTCTCTGGATCCGCAAGTTCATGCACCGCCTGGCCGACGAGGGCCGCACGGTCTTCGTCTCCAGCCACCTGCTCTCGGAGATGGCGCTGACCGCCAGCGAGCTGGTGGTGATCGGCAAGGGGAAGCTGATCTCGCAGAGCTCCACAAAGGACTTCGTGGCGCGGGCTTCGGAGAACACGGTGAAGGTGCGCAGCCCGCAGCTGGCCGACCTCGGCCGGTTGCTGACCGGCGCGAGCGCGCAGGTCACCGAGGACGACGGCGCGCTCATAGTGTCCGATTTGGACAGTGCGAAGATCGGGGAGATCGCCGCCCACCACGGCATCGTGCTGCACGAGCTGAGCCCGCTGCAGGGCTCGCTGGAGCAGGCGTTCATGCAGATCACCGGGGACTCCGTGGAGTACCACACCGGACTGGAAACCGAAGCGGCGCAGGTGCTCGCGCCGACCGGTCAGTGA
- a CDS encoding response regulator, with protein MIRVVLVDDQELMRVGFRMVLGAQPDIDVVGEAGNGEEAARLAAELRPDVVLMDVRMPVLDGVEATKLIVEAGTARVLVMTTFDLDEYVYAALRGGASGFLLKDTPPDHLVSALRSVASGEAVVSPSVTRRLLDRFVGSGDAPLRDASVLNVLTEREREVLVLIAKGMSNTEIAEALFLSEATVKTHVGRILAKLDLRDRVQAVVLAYETGLTRPGVS; from the coding sequence GTGATCCGGGTGGTGCTGGTCGACGACCAGGAACTGATGCGCGTCGGCTTCCGCATGGTGCTCGGCGCCCAGCCCGACATCGACGTGGTCGGGGAGGCGGGCAACGGCGAGGAAGCCGCCCGGCTGGCCGCCGAGCTGCGGCCCGACGTGGTGCTGATGGACGTCCGCATGCCGGTGCTCGACGGGGTCGAGGCGACCAAGCTGATCGTCGAGGCCGGTACCGCGCGGGTGCTGGTGATGACCACCTTCGACCTGGACGAGTACGTCTACGCCGCGTTGCGCGGCGGGGCCAGCGGGTTCCTGCTCAAGGACACCCCGCCGGACCACCTGGTCTCCGCGCTGCGGTCGGTGGCCAGCGGCGAGGCGGTGGTCTCGCCGTCGGTGACGCGGCGGCTGCTGGACCGGTTCGTCGGCTCCGGGGACGCGCCGCTGCGGGACGCCTCCGTGCTGAACGTGCTCACCGAGCGGGAGCGCGAGGTTTTGGTGCTGATCGCCAAGGGAATGTCGAACACGGAGATCGCCGAGGCGCTGTTCCTGTCCGAGGCGACGGTGAAAACGCACGTCGGCCGGATTCTGGCGAAGCTGGACCTGCGCGACCGGGTGCAGGCCGTGGTGCTCGCCTACGAAACCGGCCTGACCCGTCCGGGTGTTTCGTAG